A genomic segment from Pectinophora gossypiella chromosome 3, ilPecGoss1.1, whole genome shotgun sequence encodes:
- the LOC126381842 gene encoding p53 and DNA damage-regulated protein 1, producing the protein MYVTSVLLKTSSFGILKYKTMDDQAKVLKYLVSAEKLAEEILSDRREIVLLDKRRNANREALRDLSKSGQQKCWVTVGSVLIKNDLRTTKDLLDEDQKQLNIDINKLRSDLRVKVNDLRDLEMQPPVPGLMLVPMSRKETEGFSCAGLFT; encoded by the coding sequence ATGTATGTAACCTCAGTTTTGTTAAAGACGTCAAGTTTCGGGatactaaaatataaaactatggATGACCAAGccaaagtacttaagtatttagtgTCAGCGGAAAAACTAGCAGAAGAAATATTATCTGACAGGCGGGAAATAGTACTGTTGGATAAAAGAAGAAATGCCAACCGAGAAGCATTACGAGATCTAAGCAAATCTGGTCAGCAGAAGTGCTGGGTGACTGTTGGAtctgttttaataaaaaacgaTTTGCGTACAACTAAGGATCTTCTAGATGAAGACCAGAAACAGTTAAACATAGACATTAACAAACTTCGTAGTGATCTCAGAGTGAAGGTAAATGATTTGAGAGACTTAGAAATGCAGCCTCCAGTACCAGGATTGATGCTGGTTCCGATGTCCCGAAAAGAAACAGAAGGATTTTCTTGTGCAGGACTATTTACTTGA
- the LOC126382006 gene encoding collagen alpha-1(III) chain-like isoform X1, with the protein MDGPRPPFRGGFRGGRGGPPGPNPRGRGGFDMRGRGGPGMRGRGGPPTRGMSRGFRGGPMRGGGGGGERGGRFPPGPQGPGPHPVPTIESRGIPAQIHSSGGGFNRGGPGGMRGRGGRGRGDFGPRNDRGGRGGMGMRGRGGRGGIGGPPGGPPTGPPGPHPGVGPVGPPAGPGGPPNMAPRPAPVPHQPSGAPPGQQGPPFKRGGGPPHGGPGGPPKRGRFDGPRGGGGGRPPPSGYQAPPPHNAPPANGYGPPSHTGYQPYEPPAADPYGQPSYNTGSSYQSNNYSAPAPAQSNTGYNSGYGSGSGYGYSTGGQGGYENEYGGGAGGAGDAGYGAAEPSYGGGGPPPAYESYPQPAYNSYQQQQPQYNNSYGSW; encoded by the exons ATGGACGGACCTAGACCTCCATTCCGTGGAGGTTTCCGCGGTGGACGCGGAGGTCCACCGGGTCCGAATCCGAGAGGAAGGGGTGGTTTCGATATGCGTGGACG TGGTGGCCCTGGAATGCGAGGGCGTGGAGGACCCCCAACGCGTGGGATGTCTCGTGGATTCCGTGGCGGACCCAtgcgtggtggtggtggtggtggcgaAAGAGGCGGACGTTTCCCGCCTGGGCCACAAGGACCAGGTCCCCATCCAGTGCCTACAATTGAATCTAGAGGAATTCCTGCAcaaa TTCATTCGTCAGGAGGTGGTTTCAACAGGGGTGGGCCAGGTGGCATGAGGGGCAGAGGAGGCAGAGGCAGAGGCGACTTTGGTCCACGAAATGATAGAGGTGGCCGTGGAGGAATGGGAATGAGAG gTCGTGGAGGCCGCGGTGGAATTGGTGGACCACCAGGTGGTCCTCCCACAGGGCCCCCTGGACCTCACCCAGGTGTTGGGCCAGTGGGGCCTCCTGCAGGGCCTGGCGGGCCGCCAAACATGGCACCAAGGCCAGCACCTGTACCACACCAACCATCTGGAGCACCACCCGGCCAACAAGGACCTCCATTCAAGAGAGGAGGTGGACCACCCCATGGTGGACCTGGAGGTCCACCTAAACGTGGaag GTTTGATGGACCACGAGGAGGGGGTGGTGGCAGACCTCCACCATCAGGATATCAAGCGCCTCCACCTCACAATGCCCCTCCAGCTAATGGATATGGACCTCCATC ACACACAGGCTACCAACCTTACGAGCCACCAGCAGCAGATCCTTATGGACAGCCATCTTACAACACTGGAAG TTCATATCAAAGTAACAACTATTCTGCACCTGCACCAGCCCAGTCTAACACGGGATACAATTCCGGTTATGGATCGGGATCTGGATATGGGTATTCCACAGGTGGTCAAGGAGGCTACGAAAATGAGTATGG GGGTGGTGCGGGAGGCGCGGGCGACGCGGGCTATGGCGCGGCCGAGCCGTCGTATGGCGGCGGCGGCCCCCCGCCCGCGTACGAGTCGTACCCGCAACCCGCGTACAACTCATACCAGCAACAACAACCACAATATAACAACAGCTATG GCAGTTGGTGA
- the LOC126382006 gene encoding collagen alpha-1(III) chain-like isoform X2 has protein sequence MDGPRPPFRGGFRGGRGGPPGPNPRGRGGFDMRGRGGPGMRGRGGPPTRGMSRGFRGGPMRGGGGGGERGGRFPPGPQGPGPHPVPTIESRGIPAQRGGFNRGGPGGMRGRGGRGRGDFGPRNDRGGRGGMGMRGRGGRGGIGGPPGGPPTGPPGPHPGVGPVGPPAGPGGPPNMAPRPAPVPHQPSGAPPGQQGPPFKRGGGPPHGGPGGPPKRGRFDGPRGGGGGRPPPSGYQAPPPHNAPPANGYGPPSHTGYQPYEPPAADPYGQPSYNTGSSYQSNNYSAPAPAQSNTGYNSGYGSGSGYGYSTGGQGGYENEYGGGAGGAGDAGYGAAEPSYGGGGPPPAYESYPQPAYNSYQQQQPQYNNSYGSW, from the exons ATGGACGGACCTAGACCTCCATTCCGTGGAGGTTTCCGCGGTGGACGCGGAGGTCCACCGGGTCCGAATCCGAGAGGAAGGGGTGGTTTCGATATGCGTGGACG TGGTGGCCCTGGAATGCGAGGGCGTGGAGGACCCCCAACGCGTGGGATGTCTCGTGGATTCCGTGGCGGACCCAtgcgtggtggtggtggtggtggcgaAAGAGGCGGACGTTTCCCGCCTGGGCCACAAGGACCAGGTCCCCATCCAGTGCCTACAATTGAATCTAGAGGAATTCCTGCAcaaa GAGGTGGTTTCAACAGGGGTGGGCCAGGTGGCATGAGGGGCAGAGGAGGCAGAGGCAGAGGCGACTTTGGTCCACGAAATGATAGAGGTGGCCGTGGAGGAATGGGAATGAGAG gTCGTGGAGGCCGCGGTGGAATTGGTGGACCACCAGGTGGTCCTCCCACAGGGCCCCCTGGACCTCACCCAGGTGTTGGGCCAGTGGGGCCTCCTGCAGGGCCTGGCGGGCCGCCAAACATGGCACCAAGGCCAGCACCTGTACCACACCAACCATCTGGAGCACCACCCGGCCAACAAGGACCTCCATTCAAGAGAGGAGGTGGACCACCCCATGGTGGACCTGGAGGTCCACCTAAACGTGGaag GTTTGATGGACCACGAGGAGGGGGTGGTGGCAGACCTCCACCATCAGGATATCAAGCGCCTCCACCTCACAATGCCCCTCCAGCTAATGGATATGGACCTCCATC ACACACAGGCTACCAACCTTACGAGCCACCAGCAGCAGATCCTTATGGACAGCCATCTTACAACACTGGAAG TTCATATCAAAGTAACAACTATTCTGCACCTGCACCAGCCCAGTCTAACACGGGATACAATTCCGGTTATGGATCGGGATCTGGATATGGGTATTCCACAGGTGGTCAAGGAGGCTACGAAAATGAGTATGG GGGTGGTGCGGGAGGCGCGGGCGACGCGGGCTATGGCGCGGCCGAGCCGTCGTATGGCGGCGGCGGCCCCCCGCCCGCGTACGAGTCGTACCCGCAACCCGCGTACAACTCATACCAGCAACAACAACCACAATATAACAACAGCTATG GCAGTTGGTGA
- the LOC126382008 gene encoding 60S ribosomal protein L30: MVAAKKQKKTIESINSRLALVMKSGKYCLGYKQTLKTLRQGKAKLVIIAKNAPPLRKSEIEYYALLAKTGVHHYSGNNIELGTACGKYYRVCTLAITDPGDSDIITTLPEATA; the protein is encoded by the exons ATGGTTGCCGCCAAGAAACAG AAAAAGACCATCGAGTCTATCAATTCGCGCCTGGCGCTTGTTATGAAGTCTGGCAAATACTGCCTCGGCTACAAGCAGACGCTGAAGACGCTTCGCCAAGGCAAGGCTAAGCTGGTCATCATCGCCAAGAATGCTCCGCCTCTAAG GAAATCTGAGATTGAATACTACGCTCTCCTGGCCAAGACTGGAGTCCACCACTACAGCGGCAACAACATTGAGCTGGGTACTGCCTGCGGAAAGTACTACAGAGTATGCACCCTGGCTATCACAGACCCTGGCGACTCTGACATTATCACTACCCTCCCTGAGGCGACGGCGTAA